In one Prosthecochloris aestuarii DSM 271 genomic region, the following are encoded:
- a CDS encoding TolC family outer membrane protein: protein MKHSNYRKMAVGLLAVGLLWMGGPDSVQAQAPSDDALVSATADKAGAVLTVNQVVEKVINSNPEVQAKWHEFMAAYHEEAIPYGGYFPKLDVSAGIGREWVGGDDIDDDVYTRRGTRVQLTQMLFDGFYTCNQVCRLKYAGKARYFEFLDAMERVGLEGLRAYADVQRYQYLVLLAEQNYAYHTEIYDQIRNRVTGGVSTGVDMEQIEGRIALAQSNLITERANLHDVTARYQRIVGELPPDKLEEFEVPDAAVPATVDATLDDAFRKNPGFIASLMDIKSAEHAVKVQKSKFYPRFDLRAYHDWSWDKDGIDGYQREGVVEVVMNYNIFNGGSDAAAVRQYKQKLYRTMDLKEKACHDLRQTVEIAFNDRLTLKDQLEYLDQHRKRLDLVRVAYLDQFTIGRRTLLDLLDTENEYFQAQRAYMNGLFDKKIADARTLSGMGRLLNDMEVVRYDLPTMEDLDYKQPYVKRADFCEVEAPKGTTAGIDDVVQ, encoded by the coding sequence ATGAAACATAGTAACTACCGGAAAATGGCTGTAGGCCTGCTTGCAGTCGGTCTTCTGTGGATGGGAGGGCCTGATTCTGTGCAGGCTCAGGCGCCTTCAGATGATGCTCTTGTCTCTGCTACGGCAGATAAGGCGGGGGCAGTTCTTACTGTCAATCAGGTTGTTGAGAAGGTGATCAACAGCAATCCTGAGGTGCAGGCCAAGTGGCATGAGTTCATGGCTGCCTATCATGAAGAGGCGATTCCTTACGGCGGATATTTTCCGAAACTGGATGTTTCGGCCGGTATTGGCAGGGAATGGGTCGGCGGTGATGACATTGACGACGATGTCTATACGCGCAGGGGGACTCGCGTGCAGTTGACTCAGATGCTGTTTGACGGGTTTTATACCTGTAATCAGGTCTGTCGTCTGAAATACGCCGGCAAAGCAAGATATTTCGAGTTTCTTGACGCTATGGAGCGTGTCGGTCTTGAGGGCTTGCGGGCATATGCTGATGTGCAGCGTTATCAGTATCTTGTGCTGCTTGCCGAGCAGAACTACGCGTATCATACAGAGATCTACGATCAGATTCGCAACCGTGTCACGGGAGGTGTCAGTACCGGTGTCGATATGGAACAGATCGAGGGTCGTATCGCTCTGGCACAGTCGAACCTGATTACCGAGCGGGCAAACCTGCACGATGTGACGGCCCGGTACCAGCGTATCGTTGGGGAACTGCCTCCAGACAAGCTTGAAGAGTTCGAGGTTCCTGATGCAGCTGTTCCTGCTACGGTCGATGCGACTTTGGATGATGCGTTCAGAAAAAACCCGGGTTTTATCGCATCGTTGATGGATATCAAGTCGGCTGAACATGCCGTGAAGGTTCAAAAATCAAAATTTTATCCCCGGTTTGACCTGAGAGCATATCACGACTGGAGCTGGGATAAAGACGGAATTGACGGCTATCAGCGAGAAGGCGTGGTCGAAGTGGTCATGAATTACAATATCTTTAACGGCGGATCTGATGCTGCCGCTGTCCGTCAGTACAAGCAGAAGCTTTACCGTACGATGGATTTGAAGGAGAAGGCCTGTCACGATCTTCGTCAGACGGTGGAAATCGCGTTTAACGATCGCCTGACGCTCAAGGATCAGCTTGAGTATCTTGATCAGCATCGTAAACGTCTCGATCTTGTGCGTGTGGCCTATCTTGACCAGTTTACCATAGGACGACGAACCCTGCTGGATCTTCTTGATACGGAGAACGAATATTTTCAGGCTCAACGAGCCTATATGAACGGGTTGTTTGATAAGAAGATCGCTGACGCGCGGACCCTTTCGGGGATGGGACGGTTGTTGAACGATATGGAAGTTGTCCGCTACGATCTGCCGACAATGGAAGATCTTGATTACAAACAACCATATGTGAAACGTGCTGATTTCTGTGAGGTTGAGGCCCCTAAGGGCACTACTGCTGGCATTGACGATGTTGTTCAATAA
- a CDS encoding type I secretion system permease/ATPase, giving the protein MQNDQQERLQKNDAVAHDALLECLMTLGKIHGLALQREALLAGLPLDKGRIRPALFSRAAQRAGFTSRIVRRGIEQLNPALFPVILQLDKDDACIVHECDLENNTASVTYSELADAPVTVALQELEARYTGIAFYVRPLFRYDIRTPEVRKLKRRHWFWSVIEENKQLYRDILVAALMINLMALAMPLFIRNVYDRVLPNLAIDTLWVTASAVLLVLCADVVLRLMRVYFIDRAAARADVKLSATIMEQVLGLRMENRPASVGSFASNLQAFEFIRSFITSSTVAALVDLPFALFFILIILLISWPLAIPVFVGAGLVFLYAVTIQGKLHDLTEKTYRGGAQRNATLIEGLTGMETIKILGAEGRFQAKWEQVVAYLTHIGEQLRLLSASVSTGAYWVQNAVSIAIIITGVYLVGAGNLTMGGLIAVYILSSRAMAPVSQSAALLTQYHQAATSMTSLDEIMARPVERPPDAAFVTRQTFRGEIEFKNVEFKYPNQENEALSALSFRIRAGEHVAILGKVGSGKTTLERLISGLYQPTSGAVLIDGVDSRQLDPAELRRNLGHVPQDVMLFFGSLRDNITMSHSAATDQEILRASRIGTIDQFVDKHPHGFQMQIGERGDNLSGGQRQGVAIARAVIADPPILLLDEPTSSMDTTTEALFKARLKQYAAQKTMLIVTHRSSLLELADRIIILDGGRLVADGPKEKVLEALKSGQVKRGDV; this is encoded by the coding sequence ATGCAGAATGATCAACAGGAGCGCTTACAAAAAAATGATGCCGTAGCGCATGATGCTTTACTTGAATGTCTGATGACGCTGGGCAAGATCCATGGTCTTGCCCTTCAGCGTGAAGCTTTGCTGGCCGGTCTGCCTCTTGATAAAGGCAGGATCCGGCCAGCTCTTTTTTCAAGAGCTGCTCAACGGGCCGGTTTTACCAGTCGCATTGTCAGGCGCGGGATTGAACAACTCAACCCGGCGCTTTTTCCTGTTATTCTTCAGCTCGATAAGGATGATGCCTGTATTGTTCACGAATGTGATCTTGAGAACAACACTGCATCAGTTACCTATTCCGAGCTTGCTGATGCTCCTGTGACGGTTGCTCTGCAGGAGCTTGAAGCCAGATATACCGGGATTGCTTTTTATGTCCGCCCCCTTTTCCGCTATGATATCCGTACCCCGGAGGTCAGAAAACTCAAACGTCGGCATTGGTTCTGGAGTGTTATCGAAGAGAATAAACAGCTCTACCGCGATATTCTTGTGGCCGCGCTGATGATTAACCTCATGGCTCTTGCCATGCCGCTCTTTATTCGCAACGTCTATGATCGCGTTCTGCCCAATCTGGCCATTGATACGCTCTGGGTGACGGCGTCGGCTGTTTTGCTGGTGTTGTGCGCTGACGTTGTGCTTCGGCTGATGCGGGTGTATTTTATTGACCGTGCCGCAGCCAGGGCAGATGTGAAACTGTCGGCAACGATCATGGAGCAGGTGCTCGGGCTTCGGATGGAGAACCGGCCGGCTTCAGTTGGTTCTTTTGCCTCCAATCTGCAGGCCTTCGAGTTTATCCGGAGTTTTATTACTTCATCAACGGTTGCTGCGCTTGTCGATCTGCCGTTTGCGCTGTTTTTTATTCTGATCATCCTTCTTATTTCATGGCCGCTGGCCATACCGGTGTTTGTCGGAGCGGGTCTGGTTTTTCTCTATGCTGTGACCATTCAGGGGAAACTGCACGACCTGACCGAAAAGACCTACCGAGGCGGCGCACAACGCAATGCGACGTTGATCGAGGGGCTGACCGGGATGGAGACGATCAAGATTCTGGGAGCTGAAGGGCGGTTTCAGGCAAAATGGGAGCAGGTGGTTGCCTATCTGACTCATATCGGTGAACAGTTGCGCCTGCTGTCGGCATCGGTCAGTACGGGGGCGTACTGGGTGCAGAATGCTGTTTCGATTGCCATTATCATTACCGGAGTTTACCTCGTCGGGGCCGGTAATCTTACGATGGGCGGTTTGATTGCGGTCTATATTCTCTCTTCGAGGGCGATGGCGCCGGTCAGTCAGAGTGCCGCTCTTCTGACGCAGTATCATCAGGCGGCTACGTCGATGACATCGCTTGATGAGATTATGGCCCGTCCAGTCGAGCGGCCTCCTGATGCGGCTTTTGTGACGAGGCAGACGTTTCGGGGGGAGATTGAGTTTAAAAATGTCGAGTTTAAATATCCGAACCAGGAGAATGAGGCGTTGAGCGCTTTGTCGTTTCGTATCCGTGCGGGCGAACATGTTGCGATTCTCGGCAAGGTCGGTTCAGGCAAGACAACGCTGGAGAGACTTATTTCCGGACTTTACCAGCCGACAAGCGGGGCGGTGCTGATCGATGGCGTAGACAGCCGTCAGCTTGACCCGGCTGAACTCCGTCGCAATCTCGGGCATGTGCCTCAGGATGTTATGCTGTTTTTTGGCTCATTGCGGGACAATATCACGATGTCACACAGTGCTGCGACTGATCAGGAGATCCTTCGCGCGTCGAGGATCGGCACGATCGATCAGTTTGTTGATAAACATCCTCACGGGTTTCAGATGCAGATCGGCGAACGAGGTGACAATCTCTCGGGAGGACAACGCCAGGGGGTTGCTATTGCCCGGGCTGTGATTGCTGATCCGCCTATCCTGCTGCTCGATGAACCGACATCGTCCATGGATACCACCACGGAGGCCCTTTTTAAAGCAAGACTGAAGCAGTATGCTGCGCAGAAAACTATGCTGATTGTTACCCATCGTTCTTCGTTGCTTGAGCTTGCCGACAGGATCATCATTCTTGATGGAGGACGGCTGGTTGCCGATGGGCCTAAAGAGAAAGTACTTGAAGCATTGAAAAGCGGTCAGGTCAAGAGGGGGGATGTATGA
- a CDS encoding HlyD family type I secretion periplasmic adaptor subunit, which yields MIDPRTKKGFDRLGNVINKSGARGRGFIDRVFSRWIPMDEEEPLDWVGDADWARIQQEPVRARALLKMFGITIALLLIWAAIAPLDEVTRGAGKVIPSSRLQVIESLDGGVVEEIVVHEGDIVKAGDLLMRIDPTRYTSSLQEKQYEVLSLIARAARLRALAEDTPLELPEEELKAVPQIVTHEKHLYEESRREFESQMTIMREQLSQKEHELEEVQARRIQSQQAYGLAAQELNKTAPLLASGAVSEVEVIRLKRDVANARGERDAALARKATLERSVEEAREKVHETELNSRNKWRNELADVLSKIASMSQGTKGLADRVLRAEIISPVNGTVQRLYINTLGGVVQPAGRVADVVPLGDSLEVEVKVSPKDIAFVFPGQKALVKLTAYEFSIYGGLEADVYNISPDTVTDEQGNTFYLVRVKTHKSSIGKGFPIIPGMMAQVDILTGKRTVLMYLLKPILRGTSNAMKER from the coding sequence ATGATCGATCCAAGAACGAAGAAGGGGTTTGACCGTCTGGGCAACGTGATCAACAAAAGCGGCGCCAGGGGCAGAGGGTTTATCGACAGGGTGTTCAGCCGATGGATTCCTATGGATGAAGAGGAGCCTCTTGACTGGGTCGGCGACGCAGACTGGGCCCGGATTCAGCAGGAGCCTGTCAGAGCCCGTGCACTGCTCAAAATGTTTGGTATTACGATAGCGCTGCTTTTGATATGGGCAGCGATCGCTCCGCTTGACGAGGTGACCAGGGGTGCCGGCAAAGTGATCCCTTCATCGCGTCTGCAGGTTATCGAATCTCTTGACGGCGGCGTGGTTGAAGAAATTGTCGTCCATGAGGGGGATATCGTCAAGGCCGGCGATCTTCTCATGAGGATCGACCCTACGCGCTATACCTCATCTTTGCAGGAGAAACAGTACGAGGTACTCAGTCTTATTGCACGAGCAGCACGTTTGCGTGCTCTTGCCGAAGATACGCCTCTTGAACTGCCGGAAGAGGAGCTGAAAGCTGTCCCTCAGATCGTGACGCATGAGAAACATCTCTATGAGGAGAGCCGGCGCGAGTTTGAGTCGCAGATGACTATTATGAGAGAACAGCTTTCCCAGAAAGAACATGAACTCGAAGAGGTACAGGCCAGACGGATTCAGTCTCAGCAGGCCTATGGTCTCGCTGCTCAGGAGTTAAACAAAACGGCCCCGCTTTTGGCTTCTGGAGCGGTTTCCGAGGTTGAGGTTATACGACTGAAGCGTGATGTGGCCAATGCAAGAGGAGAGCGTGATGCTGCCCTGGCCAGAAAAGCGACTCTGGAGCGTTCCGTTGAGGAGGCTCGCGAGAAGGTCCATGAGACGGAACTGAACAGCCGCAATAAATGGCGTAATGAGCTTGCCGATGTGTTGAGTAAGATCGCCAGCATGAGTCAGGGGACCAAGGGTCTTGCTGACAGGGTGTTGCGCGCAGAGATTATCTCACCGGTAAACGGAACCGTGCAGCGTCTCTATATCAATACGCTCGGTGGAGTTGTGCAGCCGGCGGGACGCGTTGCCGATGTTGTTCCTCTCGGGGACAGTCTCGAGGTGGAGGTCAAGGTGTCGCCAAAAGATATCGCATTTGTTTTCCCCGGCCAGAAAGCGCTCGTGAAGCTGACTGCGTACGAGTTTTCGATTTATGGAGGGCTTGAGGCTGATGTTTACAATATCAGTCCTGATACAGTGACCGACGAACAGGGCAATACCTTTTATCTTGTCCGGGTCAAAACGCACAAGTCGTCAATTGGAAAAGGATTTCCGATTATTCCGGGTATGATGGCTCAGGTGGATATTCTGACAGGGAAACGCACGGTGCTGATGTATCTGCTGAAGCCTATTCTGAGAGGAACCTCGAATGCAATGAAGGAGAGGTAG
- a CDS encoding (deoxy)nucleoside triphosphate pyrophosphohydrolase produces MPFLHIGRVVCAIIERDGRFLIAQRPARKSLGLKWEFPGGKVEAGESDCDALHRELMEELQIRVRIVEPLTPVFHAYEDFSLDLIPFRCTLLESGRLESHEHEALRWITLDEIDAFDFPEADIPVLEEYRNMVNSEW; encoded by the coding sequence TTGCCTTTTCTTCACATCGGGCGGGTTGTGTGCGCTATCATCGAGCGGGACGGGCGTTTTCTTATTGCACAGCGTCCTGCCAGGAAAAGTCTTGGTTTGAAGTGGGAGTTTCCAGGCGGTAAGGTTGAGGCCGGGGAGAGCGATTGCGATGCTCTCCATCGGGAACTTATGGAAGAACTGCAGATCAGAGTGCGGATCGTTGAGCCGCTGACCCCGGTTTTTCATGCCTATGAGGATTTTTCGCTTGACCTTATTCCTTTCCGTTGCACGTTGCTTGAAAGTGGCAGGCTTGAATCGCACGAACATGAAGCGCTCAGGTGGATTACCCTTGATGAGATCGATGCATTTGATTTTCCCGAAGCCGATATTCCTGTTCTTGAAGAGTATCGGAATATGGTGAATAGTGAATGGTGA
- a CDS encoding M48 family metallopeptidase, translated as MSYDIAYSVKVNHRLKYARLSIGARGELVVLVPSSFDQTLIPDLVRQKKEWIAQTRKKVMADQQQSRGPSDVACELPSRLVLHSINEVWQVSYRAGRGSVVEAQVIDTNRLMISGDASKSDLVYRLLRMWLKQKASLELVPWLERLSVANGLNYSRAVIRHQKTRWGSYSGRGTVSLNMKLLFLPEHLVHHVLIHELCHTVHLNHSSSFWKLVARYDPAYMEHRVEMKRAGSYIPHFVDAG; from the coding sequence ATGAGCTATGATATAGCATATAGTGTTAAGGTGAACCACCGTTTGAAGTATGCACGGCTGTCGATTGGCGCTCGTGGTGAACTGGTTGTGCTTGTCCCTTCGTCTTTCGATCAGACTCTGATTCCTGATCTTGTACGCCAGAAAAAGGAGTGGATAGCCCAGACAAGAAAGAAGGTGATGGCTGACCAGCAGCAGAGCAGGGGGCCTTCTGATGTGGCATGTGAGCTTCCTTCACGTCTTGTTCTTCACAGTATTAATGAGGTGTGGCAGGTCAGTTATCGAGCGGGAAGGGGTAGTGTTGTAGAGGCTCAGGTGATTGATACCAATCGTCTGATGATATCGGGAGATGCTTCGAAGAGTGACCTGGTCTATCGTCTTCTTCGGATGTGGCTGAAACAGAAAGCCTCTCTGGAGCTGGTGCCGTGGCTGGAACGTCTTTCAGTTGCGAATGGGTTGAACTACTCAAGGGCGGTCATTCGTCATCAGAAAACGCGCTGGGGCAGTTATTCGGGACGGGGAACGGTCAGCTTGAACATGAAACTGCTGTTTCTTCCCGAACATCTGGTCCACCATGTGCTGATTCATGAGCTTTGTCATACCGTTCATCTTAATCATTCTTCGTCTTTCTGGAAGCTTGTGGCCAGGTATGATCCTGCCTATATGGAGCATCGGGTTGAGATGAAGCGTGCGGGCAGCTATATCCCTCATTTTGTCGATGCGGGTTGA
- a CDS encoding PPC domain-containing DNA-binding protein, with the protein MLYSEAKQGRTFIIRLEDGEIVHTALETFATEKGINAASLIILGGADRHSKLVVGPMESRSQPVIAMEHELYDAHEVTGTGTIFPDDTGTPVLHMHMACGREENTVTGCIRQGVKVWQVMEVILFELTDTTASRQPDRNTGFKLLQP; encoded by the coding sequence ATGCTCTATTCTGAAGCAAAACAAGGCAGAACATTCATCATCCGTCTTGAAGACGGAGAGATCGTTCATACAGCCCTCGAAACATTCGCGACCGAAAAAGGCATCAACGCCGCATCGCTCATCATACTTGGCGGCGCCGACAGGCACAGCAAACTTGTTGTCGGCCCGATGGAAAGCCGTTCGCAACCTGTCATAGCAATGGAACACGAACTCTATGACGCCCATGAGGTAACCGGAACAGGAACCATTTTTCCTGACGATACCGGAACACCGGTGCTGCACATGCATATGGCCTGCGGACGTGAAGAGAATACCGTAACAGGATGTATCCGTCAAGGCGTCAAAGTATGGCAGGTCATGGAAGTCATTCTCTTTGAACTCACCGATACCACAGCATCAAGACAACCAGACCGCAACACCGGCTTTAAACTCCTGCAACCATAG
- a CDS encoding TolC family protein yields MKRIPLFMALIVCLLFPFQGAIAEGSIPAGRLTIKEAQRLALDNNPDIRQALAAIRSAEALLSQAYSAWWPQISANGGYFRKYADIQPDWQPDSSVVKRFNELNGGLEVNWLLFNGFARRSQTLAAKYGVEQTHRVKENTERLLLEAVATAFYQSQLAQEKMHIAEQNSAFNRSLEKNALIRYKVGSAPKSEMLNFSVRALQAESDFIEAKRAFTIACSVLAELMGLPDADLKEDLYPAPVDQNVQETIPSYAELVDIALHHRPDLLALESAIGAARAEKNAKKGAWAPTIGLTAGVNYLKQTDIHPVQEEVTAYGGVGVSWDLFTGGRRSAEFQQKKADQLAIEEKKHRKELEIQSAIRQALANASAAKETWKRQDKACEMTLKIRNDIEKLYTTGSADLTRLNEAQTDLVRAQGLGASSLIQFRLALEKLRSESGLTPDVSMSDPWRGESER; encoded by the coding sequence ATGAAACGCATACCGTTATTCATGGCACTGATCGTATGCCTGCTCTTTCCATTCCAGGGAGCAATTGCCGAAGGAAGCATCCCCGCAGGCAGACTGACGATCAAAGAAGCCCAGCGCCTCGCGCTGGATAATAACCCCGACATCCGTCAGGCTCTGGCAGCAATACGGTCAGCCGAAGCGCTGCTCAGTCAGGCATATTCAGCATGGTGGCCGCAGATTTCCGCTAACGGAGGTTATTTCCGGAAATATGCCGATATACAGCCCGACTGGCAGCCCGACAGCTCTGTTGTCAAACGATTCAATGAACTCAATGGAGGGCTGGAAGTCAACTGGCTGCTCTTCAATGGCTTTGCCCGGCGTTCTCAAACGCTGGCCGCCAAATACGGCGTAGAGCAAACGCATCGGGTGAAAGAGAACACCGAACGCCTGCTGCTCGAAGCAGTTGCAACAGCATTTTATCAGTCCCAGCTCGCTCAGGAAAAAATGCACATTGCCGAACAGAACAGCGCATTCAATCGCAGCCTTGAAAAAAACGCCTTGATCCGCTACAAAGTCGGCTCAGCCCCGAAATCTGAAATGCTCAATTTTTCAGTTCGAGCGCTCCAGGCAGAAAGCGACTTCATCGAAGCCAAACGCGCTTTCACCATAGCCTGCAGTGTGCTGGCAGAGCTCATGGGGCTTCCTGATGCAGATCTCAAGGAGGATCTCTACCCGGCACCGGTTGATCAGAACGTGCAGGAAACGATACCCTCCTATGCCGAGCTGGTAGACATTGCCCTGCATCACCGTCCGGACCTTCTTGCACTTGAATCAGCTATCGGTGCCGCCAGAGCAGAAAAAAATGCAAAAAAAGGAGCCTGGGCTCCAACGATCGGCCTCACTGCCGGAGTCAATTATCTGAAACAAACCGATATACATCCAGTCCAGGAAGAGGTAACCGCCTATGGAGGAGTCGGGGTGAGCTGGGATCTCTTTACCGGTGGCAGAAGATCTGCCGAATTTCAGCAGAAAAAGGCCGACCAGCTTGCGATTGAAGAAAAAAAACACCGCAAGGAACTCGAAATTCAATCAGCTATCCGTCAGGCACTTGCCAATGCCTCTGCGGCAAAAGAGACATGGAAACGTCAGGATAAAGCGTGTGAGATGACCCTGAAAATCCGGAACGATATCGAAAAGCTCTATACAACAGGCTCAGCTGATCTGACCCGCCTCAATGAAGCGCAGACTGACCTGGTACGGGCCCAGGGACTCGGGGCGAGCAGTCTCATCCAGTTCAGACTGGCCCTTGAGAAACTTCGATCAGAAAGCGGCCTCACGCCGGATGTCTCCATGAGCGACCCCTGGAGAGGAGAATCGGAACGATGA